One segment of uncultured Campylobacter sp. DNA contains the following:
- a CDS encoding CstA-like transporter-associated (seleno)protein gives MQAFKKKFKFNPLAAPKAVARFLARADAALAPLIGLGDYEGYLRHFRSAHPDEVPLSRAEFFRAMQDSKVKNVKC, from the coding sequence ATGCAGGCGTTTAAGAAAAAGTTTAAATTTAACCCGCTCGCAGCTCCGAAGGCCGTGGCGAGGTTTTTGGCGCGCGCAGATGCCGCGCTTGCGCCGCTCATCGGGCTCGGCGATTACGAGGGCTATCTGCGCCATTTCAGAAGCGCCCATCCTGACGAAGTCCCGCTAAGCAGGGCGGAATTTTTCCGCGCGATGCAAGATAGTAAGGTAAAAAACGTCAAGTGCTGA
- a CDS encoding sulfite exporter TauE/SafE family protein, whose protein sequence is MLELPFVGVVVGFISGFFGIGGGTVVMPVMMALGYDVKTAAGISVMQMFIVSLFGSYLNYRAGRLRLDSGIAVGLGGLCGASISGFIVKYSPEIVLEIGLLLTLAISFLKLFSTNVTSGGNANPHGAVLFFIGFAIGAIALSMGVGGAVFLTPVLVGFLGVDIKRAVCMGLFFIVFGSFSALLSLSYNGHVDYERGALLAVGGLLGVYFGTSQARRAKRETQKKWLLVLYVVLFALALKKVLQ, encoded by the coding sequence ATGCTAGAACTCCCCTTTGTCGGCGTCGTCGTGGGCTTCATATCGGGCTTTTTCGGTATCGGCGGCGGTACGGTTGTAATGCCCGTGATGATGGCTCTGGGATACGACGTCAAGACCGCCGCGGGCATCTCGGTGATGCAGATGTTCATCGTCTCGCTTTTCGGCTCATATCTGAATTACCGCGCGGGCAGACTTCGCCTAGATAGCGGTATCGCGGTGGGGCTCGGAGGGCTGTGCGGCGCGAGCATATCGGGCTTCATCGTAAAATACTCGCCAGAAATCGTGCTTGAGATCGGTCTTTTGCTGACGCTTGCGATCTCATTTCTTAAACTCTTTAGCACGAACGTAACAAGCGGCGGCAATGCAAATCCCCACGGCGCGGTGCTATTTTTCATCGGCTTTGCTATCGGCGCGATCGCGCTTAGCATGGGCGTGGGCGGAGCGGTATTTCTAACGCCCGTATTGGTCGGATTTTTGGGCGTCGATATCAAAAGAGCGGTCTGCATGGGGCTATTTTTCATCGTTTTCGGCTCATTTAGCGCGCTTTTGAGCCTTTCGTACAACGGCCATGTGGATTACGAACGCGGCGCGCTGCTAGCCGTGGGCGGGCTTTTGGGCGTATATTTCGGCACCTCTCAGGCTCGCCGTGCAAAGCGCGAAACTCAGAAAAAATGGCTGCTCGTCCTCTACGTCGTGCTATTTGCGCTGGCGCTAAAAAAGGTGCTACAGTAG
- a CDS encoding DNA adenine methylase codes for MAENPAFLKEQLISYLGNKRAILNEILNVLCEIKSELKKQKISFVDVFSGSGVVARAAKAYSSLVVANDLEDYSRVINSCYLSNSTPELKEQIDKSFKQILEKFKPSESFISELYAPKDNANIKHGERVFYSRENALIIGGLRKAIEEIDLDFRHFFIAPLLSEASIHSNTGGVFKGFYKDKDGVGKFGGSGENALNRILGKITLQKPIFSNFTSEFEVYQQDALKLADILSPLDIAYFDPPYNQHPYGSNYFMLNLIANFKAPDPKNLSEVSGIPNDWNRSNFNKKAKAADEFFALLSKFPAKYLVISFNSEGFISEVEFLLNLSKIGKVIKHEIRYPTYRASRNLNNRALYVTEYIYIVKKV; via the coding sequence ATTGCCGAAAATCCTGCCTTTTTAAAGGAACAGCTAATTAGCTATTTGGGTAATAAACGCGCAATATTAAACGAAATTTTAAACGTGCTTTGCGAGATAAAGAGCGAACTAAAAAAACAAAAGATAAGTTTTGTAGACGTTTTTAGTGGTTCAGGCGTGGTTGCAAGAGCAGCCAAAGCATACTCGAGCCTCGTTGTTGCAAACGACTTAGAGGATTATTCGCGCGTGATAAACTCATGCTATCTTTCAAATTCCACGCCAGAGCTCAAAGAGCAAATCGACAAAAGTTTTAAGCAAATTTTAGAAAAATTTAAACCCAGCGAGAGCTTTATAAGCGAACTTTACGCTCCAAAAGATAACGCTAATATAAAACACGGCGAGAGAGTATTTTATTCTCGTGAAAATGCGCTAATAATCGGTGGTTTGCGTAAAGCAATAGAAGAAATAGATCTAGATTTTAGGCATTTTTTTATAGCGCCTCTGCTCAGCGAGGCTAGCATCCATTCAAATACAGGTGGTGTATTTAAGGGATTTTACAAAGACAAGGATGGTGTAGGAAAATTCGGCGGTAGCGGAGAAAATGCGTTAAATAGAATTTTAGGTAAAATTACTCTTCAAAAACCAATTTTTTCAAATTTTACGAGCGAATTTGAAGTTTATCAGCAAGATGCCTTAAAGTTAGCGGATATTTTATCCCCTTTGGATATCGCTTACTTCGACCCACCATATAACCAACACCCTTATGGCTCAAACTATTTTATGCTAAATTTAATCGCAAATTTTAAGGCACCCGACCCTAAAAATTTAAGCGAGGTATCGGGCATACCAAACGACTGGAACCGCTCGAATTTTAATAAAAAGGCAAAAGCAGCAGATGAATTTTTTGCCTTATTGTCCAAATTCCCAGCTAAATATTTAGTCATCTCTTTTAATTCGGAAGGATTTATCAGTGAGGTGGAGTTTCTTTTAAATTTATCAAAAATCGGCAAAGTCATAAAACATGAAATCCGCTATCCAACTTACCGCGCAAGCAGAAATTTAAATAACAGGGCGCTTTACGTAACCGAATACATCTATATCGTAAAAAAGGTTTAA
- a CDS encoding NAD(P)H-dependent oxidoreductase: MKQICVILAHPYEKSLNAAIANAAVEKLQNSGYEVKIHDLYKEKFNPILSGAELVSDESDDELLKAHQKDIANAHGIVIVHPNWWGEPPAILKGWIDRVLRQRVAYDFAPGDNDGGLPIGLLKAKAAVVFNTSNTPEARENKIFGDPLERIWKSCIFDFCGVKIFERLMFRVVADSDEVERKVWLEQVAQTLDRYFPKQISL; encoded by the coding sequence ATGAAACAAATCTGCGTCATCCTGGCACACCCTTACGAAAAAAGCCTAAACGCAGCAATCGCGAATGCGGCAGTAGAAAAGCTGCAAAATAGCGGCTACGAGGTTAAAATTCATGATCTATATAAGGAGAAATTTAATCCGATCCTTAGCGGCGCTGAGCTCGTGAGCGATGAAAGCGACGACGAGCTGTTAAAGGCGCATCAAAAAGACATAGCAAACGCCCACGGCATCGTGATTGTCCATCCGAACTGGTGGGGCGAGCCGCCCGCCATCCTCAAGGGCTGGATTGACCGTGTGCTAAGGCAGAGAGTAGCCTACGATTTTGCGCCAGGTGATAACGACGGCGGGCTTCCGATAGGACTTTTAAAGGCTAAAGCCGCCGTAGTTTTCAACACCTCCAACACCCCCGAGGCCAGAGAAAACAAGATATTCGGCGATCCGCTGGAAAGAATTTGGAAAAGCTGCATTTTTGATTTTTGCGGCGTGAAAATCTTTGAGCGGCTGATGTTTAGAGTGGTCGCGGATAGCGACGAGGTCGAGCGAAAGGTCTGGTTAGAGCAGGTAGCGCAGACGCTGGATAGGTACTTTCCGAAGCAGATATCGCTTTAG
- the yaaA gene encoding peroxide stress protein YaaA, with the protein MKILFSPSETKSELGGDTRICKRNFIFADLYEKRLQMLRAYADFVDKASEAELCKLFGLKKWDAALRENIFEKGCAKALLRYTGTAYRALGYASLSPRRAGVCRAKYDNFFKPFRPRAGRRRAAELQAQAGRKIWRHRRGEILSR; encoded by the coding sequence ATGAAAATTTTATTTTCCCCAAGCGAGACGAAAAGCGAGCTGGGCGGCGACACGCGCATTTGCAAGCGAAATTTCATCTTTGCAGATCTTTACGAAAAGCGCCTGCAGATGCTGCGCGCTTACGCGGATTTTGTGGATAAAGCAAGTGAGGCGGAGCTTTGCAAGCTTTTCGGGCTGAAAAAATGGGATGCGGCTCTGCGCGAAAATATCTTTGAAAAAGGCTGCGCGAAGGCGCTTTTGCGCTACACGGGCACCGCGTATCGCGCACTGGGCTACGCTTCGCTAAGCCCCCGGCGCGCAGGAGTTTGCAGAGCGAAATACGATAATTTTTTCAAACCTTTTCGGCCCCGTGCTGGGCGGCGACGCGCTGCCGAACTACAAGCTCAAGCAGGGCGAAAAATTTGGCGGCATAGACGCGGCGAAATTTTATCGCGATAG
- a CDS encoding anthranilate synthase component I family protein, producing the protein MLLEEPLFYYRKILKTHPQSYLAEDDRQVIIGIDCDYFDGFKMSFEALRLKFDEVKSAKEGASEFKNASFAGLFGVLGYDIVRAFENIGAPKQALYDFPPFFYTDAANYLHYDKISKIYDFYGKDAQIYESLRELSPQASQQVAAEAEGAPHGAARADAAIKGEVKSQSAPQKKELKFKILTDMGAEESHFSAMVEAAKEKIKSGDVFQVVLGEILEVGTNLGSLEFYERLKKNNPSPYMFHFPTPYGCVAGSSPELIMEIKKDEIFVAPIAGTRSRGANAEADAALERELLSDEKELAEHRMLIDLARNDIGKFAAPASVRVQNAMRVVRYESVMHIVSEVYGSKPRGVSAFEVLSTIFPAGTLSGSPKIRAMQIINELERYERGIYGGGIGFWRFNGDVMQAILIRSAIFVNRDAQNSCSDENSKRNSNLNLNSACGEEKSEATELCDFAAQKSSDVAQNLKPRAGEHEATLNLKACAGGGALNLESKPSFSRAMRFEAAKFSAENFGCEGLNNLVFIGAGAGIVYDSSPKSEYAEICKKRKSPLKAIEELCEEA; encoded by the coding sequence ATGCTTTTAGAAGAGCCGCTGTTTTACTACCGCAAAATTTTAAAGACGCATCCGCAAAGCTACCTCGCAGAGGACGACAGGCAGGTCATCATCGGTATAGATTGCGATTATTTCGACGGATTTAAGATGAGTTTTGAGGCTTTGAGGCTTAAATTTGATGAGGTAAAGAGCGCAAAAGAGGGCGCGAGCGAGTTTAAAAACGCGAGCTTTGCGGGACTTTTCGGCGTTTTGGGCTACGACATCGTGCGCGCGTTTGAAAATATCGGCGCGCCGAAGCAGGCGCTGTATGACTTCCCGCCGTTTTTTTACACCGATGCCGCAAACTACCTGCACTACGATAAAATCAGCAAAATTTACGATTTTTACGGCAAAGATGCCCAAATTTACGAAAGCCTGCGCGAGCTTAGCCCGCAGGCTTCGCAGCAAGTCGCCGCCGAAGCGGAAGGTGCGCCCCATGGTGCCGCAAGAGCGGACGCTGCGATAAAAGGCGAGGTGAAATCGCAAAGCGCGCCGCAGAAAAAAGAGCTTAAATTTAAAATTTTAACCGATATGGGCGCCGAGGAGTCGCATTTTAGCGCGATGGTCGAGGCTGCAAAAGAAAAGATAAAAAGCGGCGACGTGTTTCAGGTCGTGCTGGGCGAAATTTTAGAAGTCGGTACGAATCTGGGCAGCCTGGAGTTTTACGAGCGGCTCAAAAAGAACAATCCGAGCCCCTATATGTTTCACTTCCCGACGCCGTACGGCTGCGTCGCGGGCTCCAGTCCCGAGCTCATTATGGAGATCAAAAAGGACGAAATTTTCGTCGCTCCCATCGCGGGCACGCGCAGCAGAGGCGCGAATGCCGAAGCGGACGCGGCGCTCGAGCGCGAGCTTTTAAGCGACGAAAAGGAGCTTGCGGAGCATCGGATGCTGATCGATCTAGCTCGCAACGACATCGGCAAATTCGCCGCGCCCGCCTCGGTGCGGGTGCAAAACGCGATGCGCGTCGTGCGCTACGAAAGCGTTATGCACATCGTAAGCGAGGTTTACGGCAGCAAACCGCGCGGGGTAAGCGCGTTTGAGGTGCTTAGCACGATCTTCCCTGCGGGCACGCTAAGCGGTAGCCCGAAGATCCGCGCGATGCAGATTATAAATGAGCTGGAGCGCTACGAGCGCGGCATATACGGCGGCGGAATCGGGTTTTGGCGCTTTAACGGCGACGTTATGCAGGCGATCTTGATCCGCTCGGCGATCTTCGTAAATCGCGACGCGCAAAATTCCTGCTCGGACGAGAACTCTAAGCGAAATTCCAACTTAAATTTAAACTCTGCTTGCGGCGAGGAGAAGTCCGAAGCGACGGAGCTTTGTGATTTCGCAGCGCAAAAGAGTAGCGACGTGGCGCAAAATTTAAAGCCGCGCGCAGGCGAGCACGAGGCGACATTAAATTTAAAAGCTTGCGCAGGCGGCGGGGCGCTAAATTTAGAGAGCAAGCCGAGCTTTAGCCGCGCGATGCGGTTTGAGGCTGCTAAATTTAGCGCGGAGAATTTCGGCTGCGAAGGGCTAAACAATCTCGTATTTATCGGAGCGGGCGCAGGTATCGTTTACGACAGCTCGCCAAAGAGCGAATACGCAGAGATCTGCAAAAAGCGCAAAAGCCCGCTCAAAGCGATCGAAGAGCTATGCGAGGAAGCTTAG
- a CDS encoding lipoprotein has protein sequence MSDYFSCIFHRRILAFFILVLLSGCGYKGPPFYSDADEQTANAEASAADGNKTNDTKGGVRILRDK, from the coding sequence ATGAGCGATTATTTCTCTTGCATTTTCCATAGACGGATTTTAGCATTTTTTATCTTAGTTTTGCTTAGCGGCTGCGGATACAAAGGGCCGCCGTTTTACTCGGACGCGGATGAGCAAACCGCGAACGCAGAGGCATCCGCCGCGGATGGTAACAAAACAAACGACACGAAAGGCGGCGTTAGAATTTTACGCGATAAATAG
- the guaA gene encoding glutamine-hydrolyzing GMP synthase: MQTADILVLDFGSQYTQLIARRLREQGVYTELIAYDAPIDKIKAKNPKGLILSGGPASVYAKGAYFCDDRIFELGIPILGICYGMQLIAHKFGASVVPAGKKEYGKASLKLLRASRLFGGVEDNSTVWMSHSDKVESLPEGFEVMASSDESEWCVFGDETRKIYALQFHPEVCHSEFGDRILKNFAKEICGIISTWNMGSFAKEQMIKIKERVGSAKVLCAVSGGVDSSVVAALLAHAVPQSLIAVFVDNGLLRTGERKAVEEMFRLKLGVSLDVIDASELFLSRLKGVVDPEQKRKIIGATFIEVFSKEAAKHKNVKFLAQGTLYTDIIESSIAGSSKTIKSHHNVGGLPKDMKFELIEPLREIFKDEVRQLGLELGLSREVVFRHPFPGPGLAIRIMGEVNTPSLELLRKADVILRDELKSSGWYNKTWQAFCVLLNVHSVGVMGDNRTYENAVCIRVVDASDGMTASFSRLPYDLLENVSRRIINEVDGINRVVYDISSKPPATIEWE; encoded by the coding sequence ATGCAAACGGCAGACATTTTAGTGCTGGACTTCGGCTCTCAATACACCCAGCTGATCGCTAGGCGCTTGCGCGAACAAGGCGTTTACACCGAGCTGATCGCATACGACGCGCCGATCGATAAGATAAAAGCCAAAAACCCTAAAGGCCTTATTTTAAGCGGCGGGCCCGCTAGCGTTTACGCCAAAGGCGCGTATTTTTGCGACGATAGAATTTTTGAGCTTGGAATTCCGATTTTAGGTATCTGCTACGGCATGCAGCTCATCGCGCATAAATTTGGCGCCAGCGTCGTGCCTGCGGGCAAAAAAGAGTATGGCAAAGCCTCTTTGAAACTGCTTCGCGCCAGCAGGCTATTTGGCGGCGTGGAGGATAACTCAACCGTTTGGATGAGCCACTCGGACAAGGTCGAGAGCCTGCCGGAGGGCTTTGAGGTGATGGCAAGCTCGGATGAGAGCGAGTGGTGCGTATTCGGCGACGAGACCCGTAAAATTTACGCGCTGCAATTTCACCCGGAGGTCTGCCACAGCGAGTTCGGCGATAGAATTTTAAAAAATTTCGCCAAAGAGATCTGCGGAATAATCAGCACTTGGAATATGGGTAGCTTCGCCAAAGAGCAGATGATCAAAATAAAAGAGCGCGTAGGCAGCGCCAAAGTGCTTTGCGCGGTAAGCGGCGGCGTGGATAGCTCGGTCGTAGCGGCGCTTTTGGCGCATGCGGTGCCACAGAGCCTAATAGCGGTTTTCGTAGATAACGGGCTACTCCGCACGGGCGAGCGCAAGGCGGTAGAGGAGATGTTTAGGCTCAAACTCGGCGTGAGCTTAGACGTGATCGATGCTAGCGAGCTATTTTTAAGCAGACTAAAAGGGGTGGTCGATCCGGAGCAAAAACGCAAAATCATCGGCGCGACCTTCATTGAAGTTTTCAGCAAAGAAGCGGCAAAACACAAAAACGTAAAATTTCTAGCCCAAGGCACGCTCTACACCGATATCATCGAAAGCTCGATCGCAGGCTCAAGCAAGACGATCAAAAGCCATCACAATGTAGGCGGGCTGCCTAAGGATATGAAATTTGAACTGATCGAGCCTTTGCGCGAAATTTTTAAAGACGAAGTGCGCCAGCTGGGACTCGAGCTAGGTCTTTCGCGCGAAGTCGTTTTCCGCCATCCATTCCCGGGCCCAGGCCTTGCGATCCGCATAATGGGCGAGGTAAATACGCCGAGCCTCGAGCTACTGCGCAAAGCCGACGTAATCCTACGCGACGAGCTAAAATCGAGCGGCTGGTACAACAAAACGTGGCAGGCGTTTTGCGTGCTTCTAAACGTGCATTCCGTGGGAGTCATGGGCGATAACCGCACCTACGAAAACGCCGTGTGCATACGCGTAGTGGACGCCAGCGACGGCATGACGGCTAGCTTCTCGCGCCTGCCTTACGACCTGCTAGAAAACGTCTCTCGCCGCATCATAAACGAAGTGGACGGCATCAACCGCGTAGTTTACGACATCTCGAGCAAACCGCCTGCGACGATAGAGTGGGAGTAA
- a CDS encoding EcoRI family type II restriction endonuclease, producing MANSDDLRKNVNQHKPKNTESKFDDKNIAQAMQKTIDYIENRFGQIPNFNGFYLEFSGRLSLKGMMENIKNGSIRKQFDTTWEDNTIMPDGGFLMLKKQGDTKYQKLLLAAEVKRQGTNDKRAKEGLKKQARGNAIERLGKNLIGVRAMMNHEDITPFVCFGSGDDFNENDASTKNVFSKLSTMNEFYYLNKTYIFKLDGNSEHNKFSPVSMYFRKEEWSANEMFEIMKEIAETSLRYYIF from the coding sequence GTGGCAAATAGTGATGATCTAAGGAAAAATGTAAATCAGCATAAACCCAAAAATACCGAGTCCAAATTTGACGATAAAAACATAGCGCAGGCCATGCAAAAAACTATTGATTATATAGAAAATAGATTTGGTCAAATTCCAAATTTTAACGGTTTTTACCTTGAATTTAGCGGAAGATTGTCGTTAAAAGGAATGATGGAAAATATAAAAAACGGTAGCATTAGAAAACAGTTTGATACAACATGGGAAGACAATACTATCATGCCTGATGGGGGCTTTTTGATGCTAAAAAAACAAGGCGACACAAAATATCAAAAACTCCTTCTAGCGGCAGAAGTTAAAAGACAAGGCACAAATGATAAACGCGCTAAAGAAGGGTTAAAAAAGCAAGCTAGGGGTAATGCAATAGAGCGCCTAGGCAAAAATTTAATCGGCGTAAGAGCTATGATGAACCACGAAGACATAACGCCTTTCGTATGTTTTGGTAGCGGTGACGACTTTAATGAAAATGACGCTAGCACAAAAAACGTATTTTCAAAACTTAGTACAATGAACGAATTTTACTACCTCAACAAAACTTATATTTTTAAGCTAGACGGCAACAGCGAGCACAATAAATTTTCTCCCGTAAGTATGTATTTTCGAAAAGAGGAGTGGAGTGCAAACGAGATGTTTGAAATAATGAAAGAGATCGCAGAGACTAGTTTGCGATATTATATCTTTTAG
- the trpD gene encoding anthranilate phosphoribosyltransferase: MILMIDNYDSFVFNIYQYILELSDEEVRYFRNDEITLQQVRELGPSHIILSPGPNHPKDSGVCLDILRADLDVPILGVCLGHQAIGYAAGAEIKQLEVPLHGKSSAIGIYADGVLFSGLPRKFEVMRYHSLYVDEATLPREFEILAKSENDGIVMAMKHRSKPVFGIQFHPESFFTQYGKKIIENFINYGKKIILKEKLVVNFAPFMLKLQKGFPLDSDDYAVICKALYEQDYDIVQLAGLLVLISEKSLYPSSLTALVRSILKYSITYDDPSPMFDIVGTGGDRLKTINISTTVAFIAASFGVRVAKHGNRAITSRSGSSDALDALGVPLLSDLAQVRALLDRTGLAFFHAPFFHKITAEVKEVRNRLKIGTVFNIMGPLLNPNLSLSNQIVGNYLEEVNGLIAETLMILGRKHALVVHGMDGMDEISLCDETLIHEVKDGKILEYRVSPEQFGFARAFHSDIEGGDGEANAETLKQILKGELSGPKFDIVVLNAMFALYCADVVSSPAEAKPLILEAIRSGKIYRYFEDYTRGKA; this comes from the coding sequence TTGATTTTAATGATAGATAATTACGACAGCTTCGTTTTTAATATTTATCAATACATTTTGGAGCTAAGCGACGAGGAGGTACGCTACTTCCGCAACGATGAGATAACGCTGCAGCAGGTGCGCGAGCTTGGCCCGTCGCACATAATCCTAAGCCCGGGGCCAAATCACCCAAAAGACAGCGGCGTCTGCCTGGATATTTTGCGCGCGGATTTGGACGTGCCGATTTTGGGCGTGTGCCTTGGGCATCAGGCGATCGGATATGCGGCTGGTGCGGAGATAAAGCAGCTGGAGGTGCCGCTGCACGGCAAGAGCTCGGCGATTGGAATTTACGCAGATGGTGTGCTTTTTAGCGGGCTGCCGCGTAAATTTGAAGTGATGCGCTACCACTCGCTTTATGTGGACGAAGCTACGCTGCCGCGCGAGTTTGAAATTTTAGCAAAGAGCGAAAACGACGGTATTGTAATGGCGATGAAGCACCGAAGCAAGCCTGTTTTCGGCATACAATTTCATCCCGAGAGCTTTTTTACTCAATACGGCAAAAAGATCATCGAAAATTTCATCAATTACGGCAAAAAGATAATTTTAAAGGAGAAACTCGTGGTAAATTTCGCCCCGTTTATGTTGAAGCTACAAAAGGGCTTCCCGTTAGATAGCGACGATTATGCGGTCATTTGCAAGGCGCTTTACGAGCAGGATTACGACATCGTGCAGCTTGCGGGGCTGCTCGTGCTGATCAGCGAAAAATCGCTCTATCCAAGCAGCCTCACGGCGCTCGTACGCAGTATCTTAAAATACTCGATCACCTACGACGATCCGAGCCCGATGTTTGACATCGTGGGCACGGGCGGCGATAGGCTAAAAACGATCAATATCTCAACGACCGTGGCCTTTATCGCGGCAAGCTTCGGCGTACGCGTCGCCAAGCACGGCAACCGCGCCATTACTAGCAGATCGGGTAGCTCCGATGCTCTGGATGCTTTGGGCGTGCCGCTACTTAGCGATCTTGCGCAGGTTAGGGCGCTGCTAGATCGCACCGGGCTGGCGTTTTTTCACGCGCCGTTTTTTCACAAGATTACCGCCGAGGTCAAAGAGGTGCGTAACCGCCTAAAAATCGGCACCGTCTTTAATATAATGGGGCCGCTTTTAAATCCAAATTTGAGCCTAAGCAATCAGATCGTAGGCAATTATCTGGAGGAAGTAAACGGGCTCATCGCCGAAACGCTGATGATTCTGGGGCGTAAGCACGCTCTGGTGGTGCACGGCATGGACGGCATGGACGAAATCAGCCTGTGCGACGAGACGCTAATCCACGAGGTCAAGGACGGTAAAATTTTAGAATACCGCGTAAGTCCCGAGCAGTTCGGCTTCGCTCGCGCATTTCACAGCGATATCGAAGGCGGCGACGGCGAGGCTAATGCCGAAACTTTAAAGCAAATTTTAAAAGGCGAGCTTAGTGGGCCGAAATTTGATATCGTAGTGCTAAATGCGATGTTTGCGCTGTACTGCGCGGATGTCGTCTCAAGCCCTGCAGAGGCTAAGCCGCTAATTTTAGAGGCGATCAGATCTGGCAAGATTTACCGATATTTTGAGGACTATACGCGAGGCAAAGCTTGA
- the yaaA gene encoding peroxide stress protein YaaA — translation MLGGDALPNYKLKQGEKFGGIDAAKFYRDSFSAALDRYLADECVVDLRAGFYEKFYEMKREYLSFSFIKGGKVLSHYAKAWRGKVLREIALAGACSEAEVLALRLGGASVLEIKQIGLKKEIVLEIS, via the coding sequence GTGCTGGGCGGCGACGCGCTGCCGAACTACAAGCTCAAGCAGGGCGAAAAATTTGGCGGCATAGACGCGGCGAAATTTTATCGCGATAGCTTCTCCGCCGCGCTGGATCGGTATCTGGCGGATGAGTGCGTCGTGGATCTGCGCGCGGGATTTTACGAGAAATTTTATGAGATGAAGCGCGAATATTTGAGTTTTAGTTTCATCAAAGGCGGAAAGGTGCTGAGCCACTACGCCAAGGCCTGGCGCGGCAAGGTGCTGCGCGAAATAGCTCTTGCAGGCGCTTGCAGCGAGGCGGAGGTGCTTGCGCTGCGCTTGGGCGGCGCTTCCGTGCTTGAGATCAAACAGATTGGGCTAAAAAAGGAGATCGTGCTGGAAATTTCATAA
- a CDS encoding CrcB family protein, protein MTNLILAGLGGCVGAMARVGLSGAIARAMDRAGFWSAFPIATFCVNALGSLLIGFLLALNLTQSLRVFFVAGALGGFTTFSTFSYDTLQLLLAREFAIGVLNAVLSVCVCMLFCYAGLLAGRALAG, encoded by the coding sequence TTGACGAACTTGATTTTAGCAGGGCTAGGCGGCTGTGTAGGCGCGATGGCGCGAGTAGGCCTAAGCGGAGCGATCGCGCGTGCAATGGACCGCGCCGGATTTTGGAGCGCGTTTCCGATCGCTACTTTTTGCGTAAATGCACTGGGAAGCTTGCTGATAGGGTTTTTACTCGCACTAAATTTAACGCAGAGCCTGCGGGTATTTTTTGTCGCAGGCGCACTGGGCGGTTTTACGACATTTTCTACGTTCAGCTACGATACGCTGCAATTATTGCTGGCGCGAGAATTTGCTATCGGTGTGCTAAACGCGGTCTTAAGCGTATGCGTTTGTATGCTTTTTTGCTACGCTGGGCTGCTCGCGGGCAGAGCGCTTGCAGGCTAG